A single region of the Brachypodium distachyon strain Bd21 chromosome 3, Brachypodium_distachyon_v3.0, whole genome shotgun sequence genome encodes:
- the LOC100830645 gene encoding organelle RRM domain-containing protein 2, mitochondrial codes for MAAAVARSGLRRMFAISDVAATSSRLFSISAFTPPSPPTPPPKADPSPNLFVSGLSKRTTTDGLREAFAKFGEVMHARVVTDRVTGFSKGFGFVRYASVEDASKGIEGMDGKFLDGWVIFAEYARPRPPPQMGEGTSQPQQSWGPPSGSWGAQ; via the exons atggcggcggcggtggcaagGTCCGGGCTCCGGCGCATGTTCGCCATCTCCGACGTCGCGGCGACGAGCTCGCGCTTGTTCTCCATCTCGGCCTTCACGCCGCCGAGCCCGCCGACGCCTCCCCCGAAGGCCGACCCCTCCCCCAACCTCTTCGTCTCCG GGTTAAGCAAGCGTACAACAACCGATGGACTTAGAGAAGCTTTTGCAAAGTTTGGGGAAGTTATGCACG CTCGAGTTGTCACAGATCGTGTCACTGGTTTTTCTAAGGGGTTTGGTTTCGTAAGATATGCTAGTGTCGAAGATGCGTCTAAAGGAATTGAAGGAATGGATGGAAAA TTTCTCGATGGATGGGTTATTTTTGCGGAATATGCTAGACCCAGACCACCGCCGCAGATGGGAGAGGGGACTTCGCAGCCGCAACAATCATGGGGCCCACCATCTGGGTCCTGGGGTGCACAGTAG
- the LOC100830956 gene encoding multiple organellar RNA editing factor 9, chloroplastic, whose amino-acid sequence MASLPTAAATARVAATRSFAFPARPSFSASTAALPRASSAGTVFPAIALAAAAAAAGRAMRLTAARAAPGSEQRETILLPGCDYNHWLIVMEFPKDPAPTREQMIDTYLNTLATVLGSMEEAKKNMYAFSTTTYTGFQCTVDEETSEKFKGLPGVLWVLPDSYIDVKNKDYGGDKYINGEIIPCTYPTYQPKERRTSKYESRRYERRRDGPPASRRPKQQATQPESASS is encoded by the exons ATGGCTTCCCTCccgacggccgccgccaccgcgcggGTCGCGGCCACCAGGTCCTTCGCCTTCCCCGCCAGGCCCTCTTTCTCCGCATCCACCGCGGCGCTCCCCCGCGCTTCCTCCGCCGGCACGGTGTtcccggcgatcgccctcgcggcggcggcggcggcggcgggacgggCGATGAGGCTGACGGCGGCCCGCGCGGCGCCGGGGAGCGAGCAGAGGGAGACGATACTGCTCCCCGGGTGCGACTACAACCACTGGCTGATCGTCATGGAGTTCCCCAAGGACCCCGCGCCCACGCGGGAGCAGATGATCGACACCTACCTCAACACCCTCGCCACCGTCCTCGGCAG CATGGAGGAAGCGAAGAAGAACATGTATGCCTTCAGCACGACCACTTACACTGGGTTCCAGTGCACTGTCGACGAAGAAACGTCCGAGAAGTTCAAGG GTCTGCCTGGTGTTCTATGGGTGCTCCCTGATTCCTACATCGATGTCAAAAACAAAGACTATGGAG GTGATAAATACATAAATGGTGAGATAATCCCATGCACATACCCAACCTACCAACCAAAGGAGCGGAGGACATCAAAGTACGAAAGCAGGCGGTATGAGAGGCGAAGGGATGGACCTCCTGCCAGCAGGAGACCGAAGCAACAAGCCACTCAGCCTGAGTCAGCGTCTTCATGA